The region ATATCAAAATagttaactaaaaaaaaaatttcttgtcATATCTGGTAGTGACAGAGGTTATCAATGTTCAGGTTTACTGTTTGActaaattattgtaatttttgtaAATACAGTATATACTCAATGAAATTGTGACTGGTCTAAAACATTTGTATATACATTAAAAAGCTCAAATTAACATATTCAGGTATGTTTCGtgcttgtggggaaaaaacccctctACCTTCTTGCTTTAAACACAGTTCAGAGTAACTTCTCTGTAAACGCTGGATAAGCAACAACGAATCCACGTATGGAAAATGGAAACTTCATTTGTCTACAGCATCTTACATGTATGACTAACACCTCTGTCCGTTACTCTAGTGCAGAGTTGGGTGGGACCCATGGTACACACAAAGGTAGCCATACATTACTTGGTCTAGagacaaacacttttttttttttcctagagcttttatttcctcaagAGCAAACGAGCTACATGAAGAAGCCGGTTCCTATTACTGCAAGCAGATTGTAAGAACAATAAGGGCTTAATTTAGAGAAAATTTGCAATGGGAAAAGATGCAGCCTTTTGTGCTTAAGAGAAAAACCCTTCAACCCAGCTGAAACAGAAGATGGTAACTTAACTGGCTtctatgttttgatttttttttttttagacaagTCAAGTCAGGtgcatatttctgtatttattgtaGGTCCAAAGCCGTTTACATTAGCAGCAGCTGTACCAAGATGTAAGCTTGTATTGAAATTCCTAGGGCCTTTTTGCTTGTTGATGACAGCCAAAGGATCTGTTCTGCTCTTACAGTATGGGGAGGGTACACCGAAAGGGTCTCTACatcattttttctgtctcaaaataAGCCCAGAAATGCAAGAGTTCAATTGCTGTTCACAAACTGTGACCGGACCGCGACGTTAAAATCATACATCTGCTCCCGTGATACGGGTGGTGTGCCTTGGCCACTGTCAGTATTGCCTCTTTAAAGCGGTCACTAATGCCGTGCGGTAAGTCACAGGTTGGCATTCCCGGTGGTTTTCCCAAATTaagacattttggaaagaaCTCGTCACTTGCTATTCTTATGCTACTCCGCTTCAGAGACCCACAGCCAAGCAAGTCAGCAAACGTAGCACCTAACAAAATTTTCACTTGAAGTATTTAGCTCCTTAAGCCTGCTGTTTTAATTAGGCAGCCTTCTTGGCtctaaattatataaaattaatgaTGAAATGGCGAAAGAATCTGTATCGGAGAAGATATGAAACAAGAAGAAGAGCTGAGAGGCAGAAATGGGAGATATCTAAAGAAAACCTCCCTGGGGAGGTGCAGCCAAAGGGCTGTGCAAAATCTTCCTCAAAAAGGCTGTTCTTGGGTCAAAAAAAGGATCTCAAAAATCTAAGGCTTGAAAAATACTCTAAAAAAGACGTGCCCTTCTCGGCATGGATTAGCAGGGGGGTGGATGATGCACATCGTGAGAAGGCGCAGGTGCCATTTTTTGGGGTGAAAACAGGGGTTTTCAGAAGTGGCCTGCAAAATGGCAGTGACGGATGGGTGGGGGCTCTTTAACACTGTATTTATGCATTCAAATCGTGcctgtgcacacacatatacgTGTgtttacacacacatacaccgtatataaaaatatgtatgtatgtatattaaaCGCCCGGCCCTAGGCCTGACTGGAGGCAGCGAAACACCGCCCCGTAACCATGGCGACGGGTGGCTCGCGGCCCGgcctcccccgcccccgcctTCAAGTGCGCACCGCCCACTTTCCCGAGCGAGGGGCGGGGCTGCCCGGGTATCGCCTCCAGGGGTGACGCCGGCCCCTTTAAGGCGGCCGCTCACGTGACGCAGGAGGGGGGGCGGGGTAAGTGGCCGGTAGGCGGAAGTCGCTCGCCGCCACCTCAGCTCGGCGTCGTTCAGCGCCCCGAACATGGCGGGCATCAAAGGTACCGAGCGCTTACCCGGCccgcgggcgggcagcggctcGGAGCTGCCGTTCGGCAGCTCCgagccgctgcccgcccgcggGCCGGGGCCCTCTCCCTCTGAGGGAGCGGAGAGACCGGGTTGCGCTTCCACTTCCCAGACATCGCCTCagcgcgggggcgggcgggcgtcGCGGAGAGGGGTAACCGGTAACCGGTGAggcggctgccgccgccgccgccgcctcaccGCCTGCCTTGTGCCGTTGCAGCTCTCGTGGCGCTGTCCTTCAGCGGAGCCATCGGGCTGACGTTCCTCATGCTGGGCTGCGCCCTGGAGTACTACGGGTGAGCGGGCCGGCTTCGTTTCCAAAACTTCCTCTTCTTAATATCTGTTAATTGAGGTGTTAATCTCATTTAATTGAGCTGTTTGGCTCTAGTTATCTGCCAGCGGTTGCCTGCTTTCTGGCTCTTGACACATGGCAGTTTGTTCTGATTAAATACCACCTCCTTACCCAGTATTtgcatttccattaaaaaaaaaaatgactgaagacAGCTCTATGCTTTCTCGGGAAAAGCGGTGCCATCTTGCTGAGCAGTCATTTTTAAACCTCGCACAGTTCTTTCCCTTACTTCCCTGTTTCTTTAAACAACCCTCCTACCCCAAGACTCCAATTGGGCTGTCTTCTTACGCTTAAAAATCCGGGTGAAGCTAATGAGAGCGCTCACACAGAGATGAGAGCGCAAGAGCGTGCCTTCACAGTCGGCTTGTTTATACTCCAGGATCCCTCTAATTTGGGAAGGCTCTTGGTTCCCGTCCCGCTTgcatttcctcttccctctgtgGTGACTCTCGTTTTTGTGAGGCGGTGGCGTGAGCTGAATCAGCGAGGTGATGCAAATGTAAAATCAATTAACGCTTGGCCGTGTGAGAGAGTGGATCCTGCTCTTACGCGAGGCCGAATGAGTGTTTGTGCCAGTATGTAGGGAAAATTAGGTAGGATTGCCCCTTTGGGTGAAAGCTTGTGGTTAAATCATGTAATCCAGTTTTCAAACCATAAAGTAGGATTACAGGTGTTGCAATTactttttctaaacagaagatACTTTTTATTGAAGCATCCATCTAAACTGAtcatgtatttccttttttcccccctccccagtgtATACTGGCCTCTGTTTGTcttaatattttacttcatcTGCCCCATTCCCCACTTCATTGCAAAAAGAGTAAGTGATGACAGTGATGCAGCcagcagtgcctgcagggaATTGGCATATTTCTTCACAACTGGAATTGTTGTTTCTGCCTTTGGATTTCCTATAATCCTTGCACGGGTTGAAGCGGTAAGTTCTGCTTGCTAATTTTTATTGTAAGACACCAGTTACTGAGAATAACCTTTAAGTGCACTGTTGCTGTTTGCAAGTCCTgtctttaatttcattattgtGATGTTTCTAGAttctgattaaaataataactGCTGAAGTTTTGTCTGCCAATGCTGCTTTTTGACCTGAACATAGGACTTGCGTGACTGAAAAGTTtttagctggttttttttttctagatttgtTTTGGTCCAATACAAGATATTATCTCCTCCTGCATCTCATGCCTCTCTGTCTCATCAACTTTTGCACCGCTTCTTGCGCCACCTTCCTTATTTTTATCTCAGAATGTCTGCTTTCTCCACTTAGGATGCTGAAAACTTGGTGACTGGAGTGCATTATCAGTTAAAAGATAAAAGGCCAAACTTCCAGAGCTgcctttctggttttcaaagCATTTCCCAAGCTCATGCTTTGTCCCCTCAAAGTCTGAGGAAATTCTGCtagcttcttttctctttgctttctgagcTGCTCTTCAGCGGTGAGATTTTTGTCAGATTTGTTTGCAAGGCAACGAACTCTTTTGTCCTGTCTCCCAAACTACCCAATGACATTTTCatgtgttgtgttgtttttccccttcggtctttcagttttgcttaaaaCTTGTGTGcttagttttaatttatttgtaatgcACCATTTCCCTGACGCTGcgtttttgttttgaagttgtGGACCTGACAGTAGGCAGAACCAGAAGCGACCACGAGGGGGAACTCTAATTCATAGCGATATCTTTTAAGAGTAAATGTTGCTTATTTGAGTAAACTTAGCCGGGCAGATCGTTAAAGCAAGCTGTTTAGCTTTAAGACCACGTACTGTTTTCCATGCTTGTTACTAGCATTTATTTGAAAGgctatcttttattttgttgcataGTGATTAAAGGAGAGGACTAGTttcaccacatttttttctatgagTTAGGTATGTTTTAGTGACTTGTATGGCAAGgtaattattttgttctaaaaCATAGCATTATTAGCCTGTCTGAAGTCTTGTATTAATAATATGAGTGGTTGCTAATTGAATACTCACATAAAttgaattatttattgtttgtcttttctctttatgCTTTTAGCACCTTTCTGTAGTATTTCATTTAGTTTATCTAATGCATATGAATAACTGGCCTGAACCTATCTTATAAGAACTGCTTTGattgtttcatttccttgcaTTTCAGATCAAATGGGGAGCCTGTGGTCTGGTGCTGGCTGGCAATGCAGTCATTTTCCTTACTATTTTAggcttttttcttgtgtttggtAGAGGAGATGACTTTAGCTGGGAGCAGTGGTAGGACATCGCTCTGATGCTGGTAATATTTTACAGCATGTATCACCATATGtatactctgtgtgtgtatatgtgtatatattataacacatgtgtgtgtgcacgctgAGATGTACGTATGTGCATATGCATAGATGTATGTATGTGCACATGCATGTAGTTTTACATTATCAGATCAtaacatgcttttttaaaatgcatttcagccAAAGGGAAAGGGCCCTTGTGACAGCTGTCTTACTGTATTCGGTAAAAGCTGGAATCACCGTTGCAAATTTGTCCCCGAATAAGTTTACAAAACATAAGCtgttttactcattttttcaCTATGTATGCATTAACTTTTGTTTTAGTCACAGTAGTATCGTTGATACATGTGATATCGGTCAGCATgcctgttggttttttttaacaatgtaaTCAAAATATGCCAATATAAAGATTATCCTACTTGGTATTGTTCAACTTGATCGATCTTTCTGCTTTGATTAGGAATGAATGAGtacttgcttttcatttgagTAATTGCGattttagtgttttttcttgATAACATAAAACCAAACATAGGTTATGCCACCTCTTTTACTacctaatgaaagaaaaagaaaataaccctGGTTAAAAATCCTTCCTTCCACTTATGGTGttcattcaaaaaataattcCCCCCCCAAGATACTCAGACTTTGTCCCTATTCAGCTTAACAACTGTGGATATATTTTGggaataatgtattttaatgccTCTTTAATGCTTAGAGCTGACGTTACTTCTCTTACGAAGGTTCACAAAAGAAGAACGGGACACTTACAATCACAATGTAGTATTCAACTCTGTATTCTTATGTATGAAACGCCTGAATTGCAAAGAAGTGAGTGTTCTGCTGGGTAGGACTTCTTATCTCCCCAGttctcattgctttttaaaacatacttactcaactactatttttttgtctgtaagaAAAATTTGTTACATTAAAacactatatttttaaatagcattatCCTAGTAAACAGTCACATAATCATACTTATAAAAGTAAACTTTATTACTGTTTTGACTTGCTGAATCCTGCACGTTGTGGAGGCATGTAGTTTTGTAAAAACGCATTCTGATACAACCCTAACTCTAGAAGACATTTCAGTAATTTGCAAAGGGGTAAAGGAAGAGACACCTTAGTTTATTCTTTCATAGAAAAATGGACATAAAGAGGTTTCTGCTCTGTGAATTAAGAAGCTGAATTCCTGCCTAGGGTATGTTTTATTGCAAGTTCTTTAGACTAGTAGATTGCAAATGAGTGTTTTATAGTTGTGTTCGTTCACAGCTGACTGCTCTCACCCTGCGTAGCTGTGAGGGACATTGTGTCAGGAGGTAAATGAATCCACCCTACAAGATGTGGCAGCTTCACCAACGCAGTGCTTTCTGCCCCCTAAGTTGTATGGAACTACTTATGCTGCTCTCCAAAACTCTCTCGATACTCGTGTACTGCAAAATGGTGTCCTGTGGattgctctgcagagcaaaggTTCAAAAATTAATGAATGTTACGTGAGCGCTCTGATACTGGGTCTTTTGTTCGTGCTCAGTGCCCTAGAAGAAGGGTACAGAAATCACTCTGTGGTCCAAGTAATGTAATATCACTTAAGTAGGAATGGAATATCATGTTTCAGGAAGGttaattacatgtttttaaatttaaacttcagATGTGTGGAAGGTGAACAGTTCAGTGCTGAGGAATGCTGAGTAGCTGTGTTTTATACTGAAGTGCGTCTAGGCTgtcattctttaaaagaagaattaacattaaaggatgtttttttctggatgttAATGCTTCATCAAAGACATAGCAGGAATATACTTGTAAAGATGCTGTGCATAAACAAGTTCTCTTACAATGTCTTCTTCCTGAATTTAGGTGAAAGCTCTTTGACCCTACTGATTTGTAAAGTACTGCAGGGGGAATTATTTGTTCTAATTATGAGCCAAGTTGTTTAGAGTAAACATAGTTTCCATGTATAAGtcctgctttgatttttttgaagaagttggtttttttcctgtgcaatggcatttttcattcaaattagTGAAGTAAGACAGCAACAATAATACACAGTTTAAGTGCCTGATCCTGTAAATGCCTAATGTTATTGCTAACAATTCTATTTAATTCCTGTTAAAATACTCGTGTGCTTGCAGGGTTAgatttttgagtatttttacTCCTTAGAATTTATGTACCGAAGGCTGCAACAGAAGTCTACAAAACTACTCAATTACTgatgaaattttgctttcaagacAGTGGCGTGAAAATCAGCTGAgatgaatttttctttaagttagAGAACCATTATTTGTAGAAGCTGTTGTGGATCTGTTAGTAAATAGCGTGCTTGTGGCAGATCGGGATACAGGCAGTAAACATATGACaatctaaaatgaaaaggaggatTAGAAAGTGCGGTCTTGAGGAGAGGTTGCTTCTTTGACAAATGATTCTATTGTACTGTATTTCCTTTGATATTGCTGTGGTTGGTGG is a window of Gymnogyps californianus isolate 813 chromosome 8, ASM1813914v2, whole genome shotgun sequence DNA encoding:
- the LEPROT gene encoding leptin receptor gene-related protein, translating into MAGIKALVALSFSGAIGLTFLMLGCALEYYGVYWPLFVLIFYFICPIPHFIAKRVSDDSDAASSACRELAYFFTTGIVVSAFGFPIILARVEAIKWGACGLVLAGNAVIFLTILGFFLVFGRGDDFSWEQW